The Xenopus tropicalis strain Nigerian chromosome 7, UCB_Xtro_10.0, whole genome shotgun sequence genome includes a region encoding these proteins:
- the tmem72 gene encoding transmembrane protein 72 isoform X1 — translation MQCSKGWAVLDGICRFLGISTAAVLTGVGIETLQQAQFPSLGYYLLFCSGILFVCEGSFFLHIFLTSCFRCQAEPRLYVCLGKTGRMGGFQKFVGYGLLSVACFLHPVLVWHVTIPGTMLIVTGMAYLLLSKRKKFDKEFITQAECYSDPSRTAIEMTRAGDTEQTYTFNSNLKAKKDSLLTQMRSILTVKRNHQCPQKVDSDKGHLHNPTDITKKKQVHFEENVINIIPAENGMVEDQESEQEETVSDTAPIIPTEPKQLLNNLPVTTGLF, via the exons ATGCAGTGCAGCAAGGGCTGGGCAGTGTTGGATGGCATCTGCAGGTTCCTAGGAATCTCTACAGCTGCAG TGTTAACTGGCGTCGGAATCGAGACTCTTCAACAGGCACAGTTTCCCAGTCTGGGCTATTATTTATT ATTTTGTTCAGGCATACTGTTTGTCTGCGAGGGATCCTTTTTCTTACACATATTCCTCACATCATGCTTCAG ATGCCAGGCAGAGCCTCGTCTCTATGTATGCTTAGGCAAAACAGGACGCATGGGAGGATTTCAAAAATTTGTGGGATATGGCCTGCTATCAGTGGCTTGCTTTTTGCACCCTGTTTTGGTTTGGCATGTTACTATTCCTG GCACCATGCTTATTGTAACAGGTATGGCCTATCTCCTTCTAAGCAAAAGGAAGAAGTTTGACAAGGAATTCATAACTCAGGCAGAATGTTATTCTGACCCATCCAGAACAGCCATTGAAATGACCAGAGCTGGGGATACAGAACAAACCTATACATTTAATAGCAACCTGAAAGCAAAAAAAGACTCTCTTCTTACACAAATGAGAAGTATACTGACAGTTAAACGGAACCATCAGTGTCCCCAAAAAGTAGACTCTGACAAAGGCCACTTACACAATCCTACTGATATCACTAAAAAGAAACAAGTGCATTTTGAAGAAAATGtgatcaatattatccctgctgAGAATGGGATGGTGGAGGATCAAGAAAGTGAGCAAGAGGAGACTGTATCAGACACAGCTCCTATTATACCAACAGAGCCTAAACAGCTTCTTAACAATTTGCCTGTAACTACAGGCCTCTTCTAA
- the tmem72 gene encoding transmembrane protein 72 isoform X2, whose protein sequence is MLQDSEERRWEEDDRSLTSTPGRCSFLATGALPRCQAEPRLYVCLGKTGRMGGFQKFVGYGLLSVACFLHPVLVWHVTIPGTMLIVTGMAYLLLSKRKKFDKEFITQAECYSDPSRTAIEMTRAGDTEQTYTFNSNLKAKKDSLLTQMRSILTVKRNHQCPQKVDSDKGHLHNPTDITKKKQVHFEENVINIIPAENGMVEDQESEQEETVSDTAPIIPTEPKQLLNNLPVTTGLF, encoded by the exons ATGCTTCAG gattctgaagaaagaagatggGAGGAAGATGATCGCTCGCTCACAAGTACgccgggccggtgcagttttcttgcAACAGGAGCACTGCCAAG ATGCCAGGCAGAGCCTCGTCTCTATGTATGCTTAGGCAAAACAGGACGCATGGGAGGATTTCAAAAATTTGTGGGATATGGCCTGCTATCAGTGGCTTGCTTTTTGCACCCTGTTTTGGTTTGGCATGTTACTATTCCTG GCACCATGCTTATTGTAACAGGTATGGCCTATCTCCTTCTAAGCAAAAGGAAGAAGTTTGACAAGGAATTCATAACTCAGGCAGAATGTTATTCTGACCCATCCAGAACAGCCATTGAAATGACCAGAGCTGGGGATACAGAACAAACCTATACATTTAATAGCAACCTGAAAGCAAAAAAAGACTCTCTTCTTACACAAATGAGAAGTATACTGACAGTTAAACGGAACCATCAGTGTCCCCAAAAAGTAGACTCTGACAAAGGCCACTTACACAATCCTACTGATATCACTAAAAAGAAACAAGTGCATTTTGAAGAAAATGtgatcaatattatccctgctgAGAATGGGATGGTGGAGGATCAAGAAAGTGAGCAAGAGGAGACTGTATCAGACACAGCTCCTATTATACCAACAGAGCCTAAACAGCTTCTTAACAATTTGCCTGTAACTACAGGCCTCTTCTAA